From Pseudomonas poae, the proteins below share one genomic window:
- a CDS encoding phage portal protein: MKLWKPGRLRAALQHWLGVPVGLTDKAFWQEWFGTSSSGKAVSVDSAMRLSTVWACVRLLSESVSTLPLKLYRRLPDGSREPATDHPLYRVLCRSPNIEMTPQRFMLMVVASLCLRGNAFIEKKVIGLRLVALVPLLPQCVTVKRLDNGRLQYLYSEATGQREIPEKHLVHIRGFGLDGICGMLPITTGRDIFGASMSAEEAAAKVFANGLQASGFLTVEGGAAQGAGTLTKEQRELLRKSLEEFSSSKNAGKTMVLEAGLKYQGITMNPEAAQMLETRAFNVEEICRWFRVPPFMVGHMTKQSSWAASVEAQNLHFLTNSLRPLLVNIEQEINRCLIDENDAEKIFVEFAVEGLLRADSTGRASFYISGLTHGWINRNEVRRFENLPPIRGGEVFTVQAAMISLEQLETTPVSTS, encoded by the coding sequence GTGAAACTCTGGAAACCTGGACGACTGCGTGCCGCCTTGCAGCACTGGCTCGGCGTGCCCGTCGGCCTGACCGACAAGGCCTTCTGGCAGGAATGGTTCGGCACCTCCAGCAGCGGTAAAGCTGTATCAGTCGATTCCGCCATGCGCCTGTCGACGGTCTGGGCCTGCGTGCGGTTGCTCTCGGAATCCGTTTCCACCTTGCCGCTGAAGCTCTACCGCCGACTGCCCGATGGCTCCCGTGAACCCGCCACCGACCATCCGCTGTACCGCGTGCTGTGCCGCTCACCAAATATCGAGATGACCCCGCAGCGCTTCATGCTGATGGTGGTCGCCAGCCTCTGCCTGCGTGGCAACGCCTTTATCGAGAAGAAAGTCATCGGCCTGCGATTGGTGGCGCTGGTGCCGTTGTTACCGCAATGCGTGACGGTCAAGCGCCTGGACAACGGGCGCTTGCAGTACCTCTACAGCGAGGCGACAGGACAGCGCGAGATCCCGGAAAAGCACCTGGTTCATATCCGTGGCTTCGGGCTGGACGGCATCTGCGGCATGCTGCCGATCACCACCGGCCGCGACATCTTCGGCGCTTCGATGTCGGCCGAGGAGGCCGCAGCCAAGGTCTTCGCCAACGGCCTGCAAGCCTCAGGTTTCCTCACCGTTGAAGGCGGCGCTGCACAAGGCGCAGGCACCCTGACCAAAGAACAACGCGAACTGCTGCGCAAGAGCCTGGAAGAATTCAGCAGCTCGAAAAACGCCGGTAAAACCATGGTGCTGGAAGCGGGCTTGAAGTATCAGGGCATCACCATGAACCCGGAAGCCGCGCAGATGCTGGAGACCCGCGCATTCAATGTTGAAGAGATCTGTCGCTGGTTTCGTGTGCCGCCGTTTATGGTGGGGCACATGACTAAGCAGAGCAGTTGGGCCGCGAGTGTCGAGGCGCAAAACCTGCATTTCCTCACCAACAGCCTGCGTCCGTTGCTGGTGAATATCGAACAGGAAATCAACCGCTGCCTGATCGACGAAAACGACGCAGAAAAGATCTTCGTCGAGTTCGCCGTAGAGGGGCTATTGCGAGCTGACAGCACCGGTCGCGCCAGTTTCTACATCAGCGGCCTGACCCACGGCTGGATCAATCGCAACGAAGTCCGGCGCTTTGAAAACCTGCCGCCGATTCGGGGGGG
- a CDS encoding terminase large subunit, which yields MSKSASRTGTSDRVSAFALEVVDGRIVAGPDVRHTCQRYLNDLENGPARGLRWDQEAANRAIGYFEEVLCLNGGEYEGLPFLLLPWQSFIVGSLFGWKGSDGFRRFRTAYIETAKGSGKSPLAAGIGLYGMTSDAEARAEIYAAATKKDQAMILFRDAVSMVDQSALLAERLEKSGRGEKVWNLAHFASGSFFRPISADDGQSGPRPHIALLDEIHEHKTRVVVDMIRAGTKSRRQALIVMISNSGHDRTSVCYEYHEYGRAICSGQQDDDSFFAFICSLDEGDDPFKSEACWYKSNPSLAFGRLPGLKYLREQVTEARGMPAKESSVRRLNFCQWVDAENPWLSADVWLACESDFAVEDIPQNEPCYGGLDLSGTRDLTALALYFPRLHKALVEFWTPKDTLSDRARTDRVPYDVWLREGYLHAPPGSAVDYGAVATRLGEQAARFNIVGVAFDAYRIKYFLPELEAQGIEVPLFAHGQGYTVAKDSGLWMPRSIELTEALLTEQRIQIKANPVLRWNAASAVLDADQKDNRIFAKRKSNGRIDGVVALAMSIGASELQLAEVGDRDGFFNHPIMVGV from the coding sequence ATGAGCAAAAGCGCATCGCGGACAGGTACTTCTGATCGCGTCAGCGCCTTTGCTCTGGAGGTTGTCGACGGTCGTATCGTCGCCGGGCCGGATGTGCGCCACACCTGTCAGCGGTACCTGAATGATTTAGAAAACGGTCCCGCCCGAGGCCTGCGCTGGGATCAGGAAGCCGCCAACCGCGCCATCGGTTACTTCGAAGAAGTCCTCTGCCTCAACGGCGGTGAGTACGAGGGCCTTCCGTTTCTGTTGCTGCCTTGGCAATCCTTCATTGTCGGCAGCCTGTTTGGCTGGAAAGGCTCCGACGGTTTCAGGCGCTTTCGCACCGCCTACATCGAAACCGCTAAAGGCTCCGGCAAGTCACCGCTGGCCGCTGGCATCGGCCTGTACGGAATGACCTCGGACGCCGAAGCCCGCGCCGAGATCTACGCAGCCGCGACCAAAAAAGACCAGGCGATGATCCTGTTTCGCGACGCGGTCTCGATGGTCGATCAGTCAGCGTTGCTAGCCGAGCGCCTGGAGAAATCCGGTCGCGGCGAAAAGGTCTGGAACCTGGCCCACTTTGCCTCCGGCAGCTTCTTCCGCCCGATCAGCGCCGACGACGGTCAATCCGGCCCGCGCCCTCATATCGCGCTACTGGACGAGATCCACGAACACAAAACACGTGTCGTGGTAGACATGATCCGCGCCGGCACCAAGAGCCGTCGCCAAGCACTGATCGTGATGATCAGCAACAGCGGCCACGACCGCACTTCGGTCTGCTACGAGTACCATGAGTACGGCCGGGCCATCTGCTCAGGCCAGCAAGACGACGACAGTTTCTTTGCCTTCATCTGCTCCCTGGACGAAGGCGACGACCCGTTCAAAAGTGAGGCCTGCTGGTACAAGTCCAACCCGAGCCTAGCGTTCGGCCGCCTGCCGGGCTTGAAATACCTGCGCGAACAAGTCACCGAAGCGCGGGGCATGCCAGCCAAGGAGTCGAGTGTTCGGCGGCTGAATTTCTGCCAGTGGGTGGATGCTGAAAACCCTTGGCTCTCTGCAGATGTCTGGCTGGCCTGCGAATCTGATTTCGCAGTGGAAGACATCCCCCAGAACGAGCCGTGTTATGGCGGCCTGGACCTGTCCGGCACCCGCGACCTGACTGCGCTCGCACTGTACTTTCCACGATTGCACAAAGCATTGGTCGAATTCTGGACGCCGAAAGACACCCTCAGCGACAGAGCCCGCACCGACCGAGTGCCCTATGACGTTTGGCTACGCGAAGGCTACTTGCATGCACCTCCCGGCAGCGCGGTGGACTACGGCGCAGTTGCCACCCGCCTCGGCGAGCAAGCTGCACGCTTCAACATCGTCGGCGTGGCATTCGACGCTTACCGCATCAAGTATTTTCTGCCGGAGCTGGAAGCGCAGGGCATCGAAGTCCCGCTGTTCGCCCATGGCCAGGGCTACACCGTCGCCAAGGATTCCGGCCTCTGGATGCCGCGCTCAATTGAGCTGACGGAAGCTCTGCTCACCGAGCAGCGCATTCAGATCAAAGCCAACCCGGTACTACGCTGGAACGCCGCCAGCGCCGTGCTCGACGCCGATCAAAAGGACAACCGCATCTTCGCCAAACGCAAAAGCAACGGCCGCATCGATGGCGTGGTGGCGCTGGCGATGAGCATCGGTGCCTCCGAACTGCAACTGGCTGAGGTTGGCGACCGCGACGGCTTCTTCAACCATCCGATCATGGTGGGCGTCTGA
- a CDS encoding phage terminase small subunit P27 family produces MAGNQNSGRPAKPAIVHLLNGNPSKRNREELLREQAKPLAPVEAPSIPDWLSNEARTEWERVVPDLEALGLISRLDRQAMAHYCEAVAEYRFWTLKIRELSQGQSLRGDVQTYRSGAQDLSVWRKLRNDAERRANEAGAKFGLSPLARRSLKAPAPQGELFPNEQKRIADRYF; encoded by the coding sequence ATGGCCGGTAATCAAAACTCTGGGCGTCCAGCCAAGCCTGCCATCGTCCACTTGCTCAACGGCAACCCCAGCAAACGCAACCGCGAAGAACTGCTGCGCGAGCAGGCGAAGCCACTGGCACCAGTGGAAGCACCCTCGATACCTGATTGGCTCAGCAACGAAGCCCGCACTGAGTGGGAACGTGTCGTCCCCGACCTGGAAGCACTGGGCCTAATTTCTCGCCTGGACCGCCAGGCCATGGCCCACTACTGCGAAGCCGTCGCCGAATACCGTTTCTGGACCCTGAAAATCCGCGAGCTGAGCCAGGGCCAATCCCTACGCGGCGACGTGCAAACCTACCGCAGCGGCGCCCAGGATTTATCGGTGTGGCGCAAGTTGCGCAACGATGCCGAACGCCGCGCCAACGAGGCAGGCGCCAAGTTCGGTCTATCGCCATTGGCTCGCCGCTCCCTAAAAGCACCTGCGCCCCAAGGCGAGCTATTCCCCAATGAGCAAAAGCGCATCGCGGACAGGTACTTCTGA
- a CDS encoding HNH endonuclease, translated as MNTSAQRGYGYRWQQARLGWLRHHPLCAECERHGRITQASVVDHIHPHHGDTRLFWDHTNWQSLCKHCHDAHKQRFEKSGVVLGCTTDGQPIDPSHPWNQGRVG; from the coding sequence ATGAACACATCCGCCCAGCGCGGCTACGGCTACCGTTGGCAGCAGGCTCGCCTCGGCTGGTTAAGACATCACCCGCTGTGCGCCGAATGCGAGCGCCACGGCCGTATCACCCAAGCTTCAGTCGTCGACCACATCCACCCCCACCACGGTGACACGCGCCTCTTCTGGGACCACACCAACTGGCAATCCCTCTGCAAGCACTGCCACGACGCCCACAAACAACGCTTTGAAAAATCCGGCGTAGTCCTCGGCTGCACAACCGACGGCCAACCCATCGACCCCAGCCACCCATGGAACCAGGGGAGGGTGGGGTGA
- a CDS encoding phage holin, lambda family — translation MPSSKDPTAWAVALAWLAQHAPVIYATSLSALISALRIIYRGGTRKAVLLESILCGCITLAILSGLSLLGLPQEAAAFVGGMVGLLGVDKVRNLAERFAGAKIPRRDEDR, via the coding sequence ATGCCATCGAGTAAAGACCCCACCGCTTGGGCCGTTGCCCTCGCATGGCTGGCTCAACATGCCCCAGTCATCTACGCCACCAGCTTGTCAGCATTGATTTCTGCGCTACGAATCATCTACCGAGGCGGCACCCGAAAAGCCGTTCTGTTGGAGTCAATCCTCTGTGGCTGCATCACTCTGGCAATCCTCTCTGGGCTAAGCCTGCTAGGGCTCCCACAAGAGGCGGCAGCGTTCGTGGGGGGCATGGTTGGGCTACTCGGCGTCGACAAGGTGCGCAATCTGGCTGAACGCTTCGCCGGTGCCAAAATCCCCCGACGCGACGAGGATAGATGA
- a CDS encoding type II toxin-antitoxin system RelE/ParE family toxin, whose translation MIFIETPTFTRRVKELIDDDAYTVFQRALMLNPSAGDVIEGTGGIRKVRIAAKGHGKQGGARVIFYHFVSMSQIILLMIYPKNEQHDLTSDERKALKAAIEHWR comes from the coding sequence ATGATTTTCATTGAGACCCCAACCTTCACGCGCCGTGTGAAGGAATTGATTGATGACGATGCCTACACTGTTTTTCAGCGTGCATTGATGCTTAACCCGTCCGCAGGTGACGTGATCGAAGGCACCGGTGGAATTCGTAAAGTTCGAATTGCTGCGAAGGGCCATGGCAAACAAGGTGGAGCCCGAGTGATCTTCTACCACTTCGTCTCGATGTCGCAGATTATTCTGTTGATGATCTACCCGAAGAATGAACAGCACGACCTGACCAGCGACGAACGCAAAGCGTTGAAGGCTGCAATCGAACACTGGAGATAA
- the nadS gene encoding NadS family protein, protein MSKFFDELMGSVQEMNEILRGERQPSREFHVDALQVKEIRKATGLTQAKFAALIDVQLGTLRNWEQGRREPTGPAKALLKAIHNDPVHVLNALAG, encoded by the coding sequence ATGAGCAAATTTTTTGACGAGCTGATGGGAAGCGTGCAGGAAATGAACGAAATCCTACGGGGTGAGCGTCAGCCTTCGCGCGAATTCCACGTTGATGCGCTACAGGTCAAAGAGATTCGCAAAGCAACGGGTCTGACTCAAGCCAAGTTTGCCGCACTGATTGATGTGCAACTCGGAACCTTACGCAATTGGGAGCAGGGACGGCGCGAGCCTACTGGCCCAGCAAAAGCACTGCTTAAGGCCATTCACAACGATCCAGTACATGTGCTGAACGCATTGGCGGGTTGA